A part of Desulfofalx alkaliphila DSM 12257 genomic DNA contains:
- a CDS encoding pro-sigmaK processing inhibitor BofA family protein — translation MEWTTIVLGLVGLFGLYLVGIFFVRPLRLVFRALACLVVGALLLAITNVISANFGIYIPINIFTLLLAGVLQVPGVVLLVLMEYMLL, via the coding sequence ATGGAATGGACGACCATAGTGCTTGGTTTGGTTGGCCTCTTTGGCCTATACTTGGTAGGGATATTTTTTGTTCGGCCCCTAAGGTTAGTTTTTAGGGCCCTTGCCTGTTTAGTTGTCGGTGCCTTACTGCTGGCCATTACCAATGTGATAAGTGCCAACTTTGGAATATACATACCAATAAATATTTTTACTTTGCTGCTGGCAGGGGTATTACAGGTGCCCGGAGTGGTTCTTTTAGTCTTAATGGAATATATGCTGCTTTAA